The following nucleotide sequence is from Sphingomonas telluris.
TGACCGCTGAGCTTTCGGAGTCCGCCAACCGCCGGCCTTTGCTCGCCCGGCTCGCGGGTGACGAGTTCACTCTTTTCTTCCCCGAGATTGCCTCGACCGAAGACATCGAGCGGATCGCGCGCCGCATCGCGGTCGCCATCTCGGAGCCGTTCGAGCTTTACGGTCATAGCGTCGACATTGGCGCGTCGATCGGCGTCGCGCTCTGCCCGGACCACGGCAACAGCGTGGAGTCCCTGATGCGCGCGGCGGACATCGCCATGTACCGGGCCAAGTCGCTCGGCGGCGGCCAGCACTGCCTGTTCAATGACGAACTTGCGGCCGACTATCAGCGGCGGATCGACACGGAAAAGGCGCTGACCGAAGCGGTGCAGCGCGGCGAGTTCATGCTCGCTTACCAGCCGCAGCTGAGCTTGCAGACCGGCGAGCTCGTCGGCACCGAGGCGCTGCTGCGCTGGAACCACCCGCGCGAGGGCTTGCGCTCGCCGAGGGACTTCATTCCGATCGCCGAGAGCACGGGCCTGATCGCGGAGATTGGCGAATGGGTCATCTCCGAGGTCGCCTCGGCGCTCGGCAGCTGGAATCGCGACGGCTTGGGTCGAAGGCTCGCGTTCAACGTCAGCCCGCGGCAGCTCGACCGCGCGGATTTCTTCGCGCGGCTGCGTCAGGCCTTCGTTGAGCAAGGTGTGCCGCTGTCGATGGTCGAGCTGGAATTCACCGAGACCGCCGCAATGAAGGCGAGCGAGGCCGTTGTCGCGGAAATCGCGGCACTTCGAAAGGACGGCGCCCGCATCTCGATCGACGATTTCGGTACCGGCTACTCAAACTTGGCGCGGCTGCGCTCGCTGCCGATCGATCGCGTGAAGCTCGATCCGTCCCTGATCGCTGACATCGAGGGCTCGGAGAAGGCCCGGGTGGTCGTGCAAGCGGTGATACACCTCATCCAGGGTGTCGGTTGCGAGGTCGTCGCCGAAGCGGTCGAGACCTCTGCGCAGGCGGACATCCTACGTGCCATGGGTTGCCACACGATCCAGGGCTACGTTTTCGCCGAGCCCATGTTCGAGGGCGAGTATTTGGCCTGGACCCGGGATTCGGCCGGCGCGACCAACCGCTCCGTCGCCTAAGCAAAGACCTTCGTGAGCACCCGCTCATAGATGCGCGCGAGCGCGTGAATGTCCTCGACCGCCGCGCATTCGTCGAGCTTGTGCATCGTCGCATTGGGCAGGCCGAAATCGACCACCGGGCAAAGCTGGATGAGAAAGCGGCCGTCCGACGTGCCGCCACTGGTCGACAGCTCCGGCTCGATGCCGGTCTCTTCCCGGATTGCCTCGACGATCACGTCGTAAAGTCGCCCGGGCGGAGTCAGAAAGGCCTCGCCCGAGATGCGAGCGCGCACGGTTGAGCCAGGAGCTTCCCGCTCGGCAATCTCTTCCACGAGCCGCACGAGATCGGTGCCTCGCTGAAGATTGTTGAAGCGGATGTTGAGCTGCGCCGTCGCGGTGGCCGGGATGACATTGCTGGCCTGCGTCGGAGTGCTGACAGCGGTGAACTCCAGGTTCGATGGCGGAAAGGCTTCCGTCCCGTCGTCGAGATGCAGCCCGTTCAG
It contains:
- a CDS encoding putative bifunctional diguanylate cyclase/phosphodiesterase, which translates into the protein MKEGTAQKISNALLSGAAGIASFFFSLMAFLYITEFDEQLVASITAGAFCLLVSYIASERPNSESARALAALGDRLMAVEDGDLVSPPPAIVRQNMPKLATAVDTLFAEVRASIENAQALGMYDPVTSLPNRLHFRSEADKLLGSAAPAARSAMLFVDLDRFKGVNDSLGHARGDQLLIMVANRLRVVVTAELSESANRRPLLARLAGDEFTLFFPEIASTEDIERIARRIAVAISEPFELYGHSVDIGASIGVALCPDHGNSVESLMRAADIAMYRAKSLGGGQHCLFNDELAADYQRRIDTEKALTEAVQRGEFMLAYQPQLSLQTGELVGTEALLRWNHPREGLRSPRDFIPIAESTGLIAEIGEWVISEVASALGSWNRDGLGRRLAFNVSPRQLDRADFFARLRQAFVEQGVPLSMVELEFTETAAMKASEAVVAEIAALRKDGARISIDDFGTGYSNLARLRSLPIDRVKLDPSLIADIEGSEKARVVVQAVIHLIQGVGCEVVAEAVETSAQADILRAMGCHTIQGYVFAEPMFEGEYLAWTRDSAGATNRSVA